GAATGTTTGCCTCACCATCAATATAAACCATTCTGTAATGAACTAGGTCCCCTCTGCTTCATTGGGCATTTAAATTGGCTAGCAGGTCATTTTTGTGCCTGGACATATGGTTTTTATAGCGCCATGATGCTGTTATTAGCTTTTTTCTTCACACTAGTATAAAAATGTATGTCTTATATCCAGTCTCTGTAGTTCTATTATCTTCGTTTGCCTATCCATATCTGAAACTTGTCCTTTCCTTGCAGGAGAGATGCACAGCTGCCGAAACACTATCTTTGGTTGCTCGAGTTTTGAACAGATCTAGAGCCCATCTACATTCCGTGTTATCTCAAAGTAGCACCTCCGTTGTCGAAGAGTTTTTTGGAACACTGGTAAATTTATTGGCTATCGTTGCTCTTGTATTTGGTACCAAGTCCATTTTGTTATTTTCTAATATGTAGGTTACAAATATGCAATGGTAAATGTTGAAATTTTCTATTATCTTTGTTTGTAGGTGGATACTGTTCCCGATTTGGCTGAGCACATCCATAGGACAAGTGCACGGATGCTTTTGCATATTAATGGGTATGTTAGATGAAATCTTCAAGTCTCCGTAAATCCCCTGGAATCATCTATCGCAATTTCTTTGGGCTGAGTATAACTTGGGAGATGGGCATCTCCAGAGACACAGATACTTCTAGAAGTGCTGTGGAACAGTATCTTGCTCAGCTACTGCATTTAATATTTTCAATCGCAGTTGTATATGCTATCAGCTCACCTGCCAAATGTGCTTTCCAGGTACCCAGATAAGATAGCAAATGCTAAATGGGAAGTCAAGGAGCTTGGCATAGAGCACAATGGGTATGCTAGTTTAAGCAGCCTTAATGTCAATAGCATGGAAAATATTGTTCTGAATCTCTCTATAGCCTTTTTTGCATGCTTCCCTTGAACCCTGGTTTGGCACTCAATCGGAAAATTCAAACAGAGGCACTTGCTTAGGCATATAAGTGCTGGCCCTAGGCGGTGAATAAAGTGGCTGCAAGGTCTGACCTCCTCTAGCAAGAAATCGGCATCTCGGGAAAGTAGTCACCCTCTCCGATGAGAAATCGACGATAATGAAGGAGAAAAGAGCTTGCATGGGGAACGGAGGGAGGACGACGTAGCTTCTACTTGGCGGCGGGTCTTACTCGTCGCTGGTGCTGCTGTTTAGTGGAGGCTGCTCCTGTACTGGTTGGCAGCAGCTGCTGCTCCTCTATACCCTAATGCAGTAACCTCCATGGGCCAGATGGGCTCTAAATTAATGGGCCTAGCTTTCCATCCTCCTACTCTCTTTCTTACCTTTTTCTCTGTCGTACTGACATTCATCCTCTCAGGCCTCCCAGCCCATCCAGCTGCTCTTTCCGTACAGAACACACAAGTGCGTGCCTAAGCTACCTAGGCACCCACCCAGCTGCTCTGTCCATACAGAACGCACATGCGCGCCTAAGCTAACAAAGTGCTAGGTGATGGCAAAACACTTAATTAACACCTACCGTCTTTTTAACCTTGCTCCATCCTATACTCCTGCTCATATAGATATCACATTTCTGAAATAGTACACATCCTTTGTGGTTGTTTTCCTTTATCCATCCACATATCTTAATCTATTGATTTACACGCAATGTTGGCGGAGTTCTGTGGCAATATGCTACTCCTTCCTTTCTCTTGCTAAATTACCTGGTGCAGATACAACTACACTTTTTACTATTGCATTCACGTGTTACTCAAATCCGATTGAGTTCCTTGTACTACGAAGATGAATGCATCGATGCTCTGGAAGTGCCACTCGTAATTTTTTGGGCCTCTTTTCTCCAGGTACGTTGATTTATTATTGGGCGAGTTCAAACATTACAAAACAAGATTGGACCATGGAGGAATCTCTAAGGAGGTTAGTTTGAGCGAATTAAATGAATAATTTCTTCTTTGGTCTGATTGGACTTTGTTTTTTATGTGGGTGTTAATTAGTTTTGGAATTCTGTAGAATGCAAGAATCTTCTTTGTTCCTTACTTCTTTTCATGATGTTCCGACATTAAAGGCAATTAAAATTCTTATGTTCTTCTCAGCTCCAACAGCTCTTGCTGGAGTATGGCATAGAGAGCCTTGCAGAAGTTTTAGTTGAAGGACTCTCCAGAGTGAAAAGGTGCACTGACGAAGGACGTGCATTGATGTCACTTGACCTTCAGGTTGTAATCTTCTGCAGTGGTCCTTCGTGAAATGTAGGCATGGAAGTAAATTTAGTAGTAACAGTTTTGCTGTTCTTTCAGGTACTAATTAATGGGCTGCAACACATTGTATCGTCAAATGTTAGGCCAAAGCTGCAAACTGTGGATACTTTCGTAAAGGTATGTAGTTGAATCCTCATGGACATACCAGTAATTTAATGACATCACTTCATTTGCCTGAAGAATAGATCCGACGATGACCACATTTAACTTTATGTGTTCCATATCCCATCAATAAGGGGATATGGACAAACGTCATTGCTGTTAACGGTTCTTCTGCCAATCAAACAGGCTTATTATCTGCCCGAGACGGAGTATGTTCACTGGGCGCGGTCTCATCCAGTAAGAGTGCAACTGATCTTACTATGTGCTAATCTTTTATTTGAAAATGTGAACTATTTACACTGTCTGTCATTGTATAACTCTGCAGGAGTACAGCAAGACTCAGGTTGTTGGGTTGGTCAACCTGGTTGCTACCATGAAAGGATGGAAAAGGAAAACGAGGTTAGAAACCATCGAGAGGATTGAGGCAGGACCCTAGGCGAAGGCGGTCTGTAACTGTTTCATTTTTGTTTGCTCCAGCTGCATATAGAGCTGTGTTTCTCATCGATTTTGTCAATTCCTTCACCCTCCTGCCATTTTGATGCTAACACCGGTATCCTTCTTTGGTGTATATTTAAGAGACAACATTGTATCATAATTTAGTTGGGGTAGTAACCGGAAGCAAAGAAACTGTAGTGTATGTACACCGTACATGGAGCATCGTCTCAATAAATACAAATCATCATCTGTTATGAATGTGCACGATGTCCTTAACTTGCTGCAGATGTCTTAAATATCGGACAAGTGCGCCATACAGATACAGTAAATGCAGCAGATTATTGTATTTATTGCAGCCTTAACATCTCAATAACTGTAATAACCCTATCCAGACCGTAATTCATCCATATAGAAGTTGAACATGTATATGGCCAATTCATGGCCGTCGTGCTCGTGCTGTTGTCGCTGTTGTGGTGAGGAAATCCCCCAAAATAGTGTTCCAGGTAGGGCAAAACGAAACTGGAAGAGAATTATTTGCGGACGTCATATGATGGGAGGCTACAACGACATGAGCAGATTTACCACCTGGAGCCAAGTTCTCGCAGCATCTGCGGCTCCACTTCGACTATTCCTGGACAGAACTGCCAGTAACCACCTGCGATGTCCCTGAACTTCCCCCAACACATTCATTGGCACCAGTCGCCAAATCATTCCGCCTCAAAACACCAGCCTGCAGCGACGTCAAAAGCTGCAGAAACTTCGGTAAAAGTTACAAGACCGTACCCTCAACGTATCATTGCTACTACTCTCACCACTGCAGAATGATTCCTCTCGCCTGCAGACTGCCGCTTAGTGGAGGGTCAGATTCTTTTTAAAGATGAAACCGATTGTTTTGTATCCACTGAAAGGAGTAGAACCCCATTAAGAACTGATGTTACAATCAAACGTCACCAAACATCTTCCACCGGCGTCAGAACATCCCACAACGACGAACGAAGACGACGAAGAAGCCGGCGTACGAGACTGCTCACGGACACACCAACCACAGCCCTCCATCGTGCAAGGAAGAAGCCAGAGTTCCATAGAAAATTGCTAAATTCCTACACGAATCAGAAAATTTCTCCTCGTCTAGCTTGCCGTAAGCACGATAGCAACATACTTGAAAGTTTCAGAGAAAACAAAGAGAACACGATAAACAAATAAATAAATTGATAAAtatataaaaatataaataagtaGACGCATAACTTGTATTGGGAATGAGAGACTGGTCACTGGTGTACATAGGCAGATACAGCATCGATAAGCTTCTCATTACACATTTATACAGGCTGCACTCCATGAAATGAAATCTAAACCTATTACTATTACACTATGGAAGGAAATTTCAACCTATTACTACTCCTTACCTGTTGACCAAccatactagtatcacatacagtAAAAAGCAAGAACTGCTGATGCCTACCATATCTAGCTACTCTACTACTACTAATACTACTACCGTGCACGAACTACTATTGTGAACTGATTAATGGAAGCATTAGCAGCAGCTACGAGTAGTAGCATAGAGAACAAGTACGGCAGTAAAAACGCAGTACTGAATCTTATACTGCTTGTTACTGCACCGACGGGCAAGCCAAAACCACTTGGCCTGGACACGGCTAGCTACCGACGGGCCAGCCAGCTAGCTAGCTCTCGCCGAGGGCTCCGGCGAGGCGAGCGGCGGCGCCACCCTGCGGCGCTTGACCTTCTTCTCGGGCTGCGGCGCCGGTTGCGGCTGCGCCGCGTGCGGGCGCCAGAAGAGGCGCTCCAGCTCATCCAGCCGCAGGCTGAACACCTCCACCTCGAACAGCCGCTTCCGGCACGGCGCGACCGGCGCCCGCGGCTTCCTCGGCGCCGGCGGGCACGTCGCCGCCACCTGCTTCAGCTCGCTCCCCACGCCAGTCGGCGTCCGGCAGCACTGCTCCTCCAACGCGCCGCTCGCCCCTTCTTGACCTACGCTCGCTCCGGCGGCAGCCTCCCCGTGCAGGAGCAGCGGCGAGCTGCACGGCGTCGGCGAGAACACCGGCGCTGGCTTGTAGAACTCCGGCGACGCTGACATGGTCGATATCTCGATGCTGGCCGGCGCTCGCGCCACGAGTTTCTTGTGCTTGTGGAGTGGGAAGCTAGGAAGAGAAGAGAGAGCTTCTTGGCTTGGCTTGGGGTTGGTGCGTATGGGGTATGGCGGCGCGTGCGGAGGAGTGGAGGAAGGAAGGTTGCTTGGGGCACTGGCTCACTTTCTCTTTGCTGATGCGAGGTTTTGCTTGCTGGGGATATGCTCCGGTTTTGGGAGAAAGGGCCCCTTTGTAGCGGCACTTTTGTATTGGCCGTGTGTCCTTTTGTACGCACCACGGCTAGTTTACGTTTAGGTCCGTGTACTGTTTCGCTTGTAGTTACACAGGTGGTGGTGCAGATAGGAGTGGGGCATCTCTCGGGCCGGGCCAGGCACGATAAAGCCCGACTTAAAAGGGCCAGGCCGGAGCTTGGCCCTGTCCATCCGAAAAGAGTGAAATTATGTCTATTTTGTATCAAAAATGAATTTCAAGAAAATGATATAAAAATGTACTCTTTTTTTCGTCATAAAATAGGGGAAGACATGTTTTTGTTGGGATAGTTTGGGCTTTCAGGTTGGGATTTGGGTAAAAAACACAAGACCTAGCCTTGGGCGATCAGGTTTGGCCGTTAGGGATGAGACTCCCAGAACTAGAGTGGAGTTGTTCCAGAGCGCACCGCTATTTCAGTGCCTGTTGTTAGCCGCATTTCATCTACCTTAAGTTTTATTTAGCATATACATTCGCTTCTATATCCAAACTCGTGATTGGGGTTGCCCTAATGCACCCCCTCCCCATTCACAACATCCTTCTTGGCATTGCCATCGACTTTGTGCCCTTCTTGCACAATATTTGCCTTCTTGGGTGGAGTGGCACAACTCTTGTCATTTCTTGGGTTATATCCAAGACCTTGCTTTGGAGCTCTCACCTTTTGATGAGCAAGGATCTCATCAAGCCCATTTCCTTTGTTGGTGGGTGTGAGATGCTCCTTATGAAGTTGTTCTTTCAGCTTATTTTTTTTAAATGAGTTGTTGGTCAACCATAGAGTTAGAACCAGAAGCAATATTTTCAACAAAAATATGGTCATTTAATGTGTTTGGAGCTTTTTCATGATGTCCTGGAATTGGTCATGATTCTCACGAAGCTTCATGAACTCACCCTTGATAAGATTTTTAGAATTATCAAGGTGCTCATGGTccttagtgagagaagcatgagcaacttcaagatcCTTCTTTAAAGCATCAAGCTCTTGGGCCATCAGAAGAGATCTATCAGGAGTATCCATATCTTTAGTTTACCAagctcataagtttcaatttgttgtttAAGAAGAAAGCTAGTGTTCTTCTCTTCGACGAGCTCTTGCTTGATGAGATTGAATCTCGGTTTTCCATCCTCAATATGGGCATTCAAGTCATCAATGGATTCATTGCATGACACAGTGGTATCCATTAAGTAGTTGAGTTGAACTCGAGCTTCAGCACGAAGATAACACATTAGTTTATGCAATTTAGCAGCAAAACAACTTTCATCCCCATCATTATCATCCAAGATACTAGAGAATGAAGGGGGAGTGATCACCTTAGCTCCTGTTGCCATGGGGCATTTGTGGGAAGAATTCTTGGTGGTGGGTGCATAGTCCTTGGTGTAATCATACTTGAATAGCGACCTAGATTCGGCGAGAGCCAAACAAGCCACGCCCACTTACTTTCCTCATCTCCACTTTTCCCATTGGATGTGTACTCGTAGCCTATGAGAGTTTTCCTTCTATTTTCTTGTTCTTCTCATTGAGAGGTTTTAGCTTCATATTTTTCCCTTGCTCCCTTCTCATGCTTGGGATAGTCTTCCCTCTTTTCATAGAGacactgttgcggtcagaaacccaccggcgagcaacgacgggcaacacaggagagccgggagcaacttagggctgcggctggccctggtccctccgagcgacggcccgcaaagactccggcacgcacgtccgatgctggtgcaagggcgtgccacctgacctatacctggtcaggaaggtgatggagatgcctcgcttagtttcctgcatggcatacacgtaaacattaaatacgagcctcgatcggctctcaggttgtcctgtgaatcggctcaaagagccgatccacccatgattcgcacgaggtgtacgaatatatggtggtcctgcttgatcaagataaagttaaaacgatctacgacgatttagggttttcaccgcataatcggaacgtcctactcgtgattgggcctcgcggccgcgcacggtgatcgtaagccgaccctagacagggcctaaaaaccaacacgaggttgatccccggaacatcctgtctagggctagcaaactacaccctacacgccgctggatcctccaaccctttgtaaggcctaactgtgtagatattaaactaatccttgaagaacaaggagcaaccataacggatcggatctactaaataatgatcaagcggggtgccgcccctacgcctaagataggcgtaagggcggctagatgtctaagggttgcacgacgatagcatatgatacgaagaacaatgctaaccctaacacatctaagataactacgttgctcgccatcaaaaaggcttcagtacgagcaacgcatgaacaacgaataaacttgtactgcctagatcgcaagatgcgatctaggcagcatgatgcttacccggaagaaaccctcgagacaagggagttggcgatgcgcctagattggtttgtggtgaacgtgattgttgcttatttcataaaccctagatacatatttatagtccgtagactttctaacgtgggaacaatcccaaccgtgcacgagccaaactctaactaaccgacacgtatcctactatattacagatacacgggcaaactagcccaaactttgcatataaggccgattcacgtatattcttccatgtatattcttcaagcccatcttgatcgcggcccacctctgactcggtcaaattctggtgataacacatgcccccctggttttggaattaataattccaaaatcactctgctttcctcttcgtcgggtcatgtcgtggcagagcagaaccgtcgcagtattcttcatcatgatgccttgccttctcaacttctctgcaaaatttgatagttttagcatcacctcctcggaaactgcaaaggcattaaatctccactaggctcctccttatttaactgtgccgattgattagccttttcatccccttcctctgttctagctatcggcaccgaaaaaaccctctttccctgtagcaatgtcttcctcttcctccgtctcctccggcctctccctccagtcttcctcctcgagcgagccggagtggaactttgatcatgtgccagacggcccacccgaagcactcatcgggtcagatggcgacctgcctctgaccgatggggaagacgacctcaagttcctcatcaaaggggagctgatgagcgaaagcgaagatgacctccacccctgggcgaaacccacctcctccgacggggaggaggaagaagaagaagtagaggaagaagaggaaaaggaggaggatgattcctcctcttccgctgggcatccgccggcaaagcgattccgcgcttgggcggacagcgaggacgatgatgatgacgaggaagaagaggaagaggaagaggatgattcctcctcctccgctgggtatccgccgacaaagcgcttccgcgcttgggcggacagcgaggatgatgatgatgacgaggaagaagaggctccggccgagggctggggtagtagcgacgaggaactctccggaagcagcgccgacggcagcgatgccgacgacgaggccagcgaggactagtagagtaggactagtagcccctgagcaatcggctcttcttttgttttcccccttcttgagcaatcggctcttcttttgtaaaaATCCCTCTTATTATGAAGGACTTTTCAGCTGATTCTGTCCTTTCACCAAATTTACCGATTGCTAAAATAAGTCAACAAATTACGAGCCGATGGCAGTGCACCGGTCCTTGCCATGAAAACACGAGCAGGGCCAACTCTATTGTTTATCCAAATGGTAATCTGTGGCCTGTCCGCAAGGGCAAAACCCAATTCCCCAAAACGCCATTTGGACAGATCCAACCCACGGCCATACGAACCTCAGATGTCAATTGCGCAGGTTCGCAACTGCAATGAATCCATGGGCGGCACCATCCAAAGCCCACGCTATGGTTCCCagcctgaaggtgatccttaactGCCCCTTACTGTCCGAACATAGCGCCTTGCTCTATCTTTTCGCAGCAACAGAGACGGTTCTGACTCTGTAAATGATGGCAGCTTCCTTTTCagcagctctagtagtcttctactgcaacaactcaccgctttcgaagaaggttatgatgcagggtcagccgacgacactccaatcggcttctaacaacagagcatctaccaggccagttgccccccgagcctcagtcaaggcgagaatagcggtgaggatgcaccgatcaaacaaagggctttgaactcaggtaatctggtaatctgagacagccaccatgaagagtcagccaaacttgcccccatcgatcagctttcttccgctgaaagccgatgttgtagatgaaacaccaacagcttaatgagaaagaggctgccttgcatgccaaaactgatgttactgctgaactggcgcaaaaggttggaagtcctcgaagaggagGTTCGGGCACCACAAtcagctcattgcagctgaggatgcTCCCATTATTCATTCCCTTCAAGGAAacagaaggccttgaagctgaactgaagaccctcttggcgaaaatccgcgtcttgagcacatagccggtagatcttgtgtaattgtactagagtcgatggctgtgcatcggctttgtttctttcgctctaaagtcgatgtccttgcatcggctgtatatcgggatgctgattttttttttactggccgatttttctatcggcccccaacatttcactgcacacatgttcatctgcatatgttcatctgattaggtgccccccgagccgaatctgccaggtaactgaagatatcggctctgtagttagccaagacactgtatttgcacgtcggctccggtaggaccaatgttgatttttcctaactcatcagccgacgtaaaaacgctgcccattagatcgatgttgaacacaagcagaacatgtggtgaggataattttggccgattgctggaatcggcctccatattgatcgaagcgctcaatgaaggttttccaatgttcctccatagatctttggggccgatcccaaggatcggcctcgccacgtttgtccataggtttgttcttgctacacggtcaggccggtggataagaccagcctaaccccatcatttgtcacgtcgatgcgctcgcagtcgtccaaattgatacctgagagtggctcttggcctgctgtttcccaagcgttcatgccagccgttgaaatctcggctgagtcatcggcctggacgacctctacctcatctccatcctttgtattacgcattggtgcatcgtggagggaatgcaacggttggcgtggatccaatctcttcctagcgaacgacataggtgctcttgctatcgacgatgaagaacgtcgtagggatggttttccttccta
This Lolium perenne isolate Kyuss_39 chromosome 1, Kyuss_2.0, whole genome shotgun sequence DNA region includes the following protein-coding sequences:
- the LOC127308252 gene encoding cyclin-dependent protein kinase inhibitor SMR1-like, with translation MSASPEFYKPAPVFSPTPCSSPLLLHGEAAAGASVGQEGASGALEEQCCRTPTGVGSELKQVAATCPPAPRKPRAPVAPCRKRLFEVEVFSLRLDELERLFWRPHAAQPQPAPQPEKKVKRRRVAPPLASPEPSARAS